The proteins below are encoded in one region of Acidisarcina polymorpha:
- a CDS encoding RHS repeat domain-containing protein — MIRKALLLLVVVFSLIPAWSQVTTGLYPYGSFDNLGFDSIDRGSLNVHFLIPIVNKSGRGVPFYYNLSHEGLVWTPTVVNDVSTWSPAQSFGWQADTDAAVGYISYSYLSGAIGDTCTFFTYSNVVYHDPFGANHAFSGAIRSETCPSGITTSGNIGGAIDGSGYRLAKNASGLSIPQGPVLDRKGNTFAVPVAPSGPASVSDTNGNQVTASKSGAFTDTTGAQVLTITGSGTASSPKVFSYPTYGTNPNGTSPPSASATIYYKTYQVQTAFGCSGPGEYNLSADLVDHITLGDASTYKFTYEPTPGHSANVTGRLASITLPAGGIISYAYTGANNGINCADGTPTGITRTTSDGSRVYVRSLITSNTSRTDITDGYGNHSAFNFVTSGSPTSFYETHQTVYDGAINGLPREELLNCYNGAATQQCATAALTLPITKIDTYENLDGIQHGWTSTYNQFGLQTELDSYDFGGASRGALLRKEVWTYPASGIASLLASDTVTDGSGNQLSRTSYLYDETTGTGHAALSQTSGLPQRGGLIGAQRGNVTTITQSNSSTPLTTELSYEDTGNPLSVTTQNGTSTFSYDPPTHGFLNRVTPPTPTSGVSLYTGSSYDAATGVLLTTTDLSSQVTTYKTYDALLRPLEIDNPGDGATYNFYSPGHSSVSKTLSATETAETVIFYDGYGRPNRRAIMNGQSANPWYLQDTCYDANGNVGSVSYPYQGSEFQAPPKCGGGGADDVYAYDSLGRVTQITHWDSNDLIRYTYAGRATLATDENGVSRITQVDGLGRVTSACEVSSSTLEGVAPVACGQDIPATGFLTSYSYPTASGGNQVTMVAQGSQTRTFITDSLGRPVSVTEPERGATNYQYAYNATGLKVTRTRPEANQTNPAILTTTTTQYDALGRVVSVGYVDNGVPSASTSNKSFVYDTICCTTNNLQYVRGRLAVMGAFVGTATTNHPAASEFSYNVRGQIVNMWNCAPSTCGTAKQESRPLGFTYDWAGNLTSEGDAVSGQVAYTRSPAGEVTSINNNSYNLTGGTGGSTPIASNIINGPNGPVSYTLGNGLNLYKGYDFMGRPDGQWLCRGGPAAAYCASGGTQAFGQGETIKGSQVSYVGDTVLGLSTNYSYDEFNRLSARTVTNGVANQNYTYSYDRYGNRWSQNGAPSFSASFDATSNKINSGGYTYDAAGNMTRDGYHSYTYDAEGNIVSVDGGSTASYTYDALNRRVSVATPAGTSEYSYDYAGRRISTWNAATNNGTDGRMYWDGQQIAFRSSDNATYFENQDYIGTERIRTDHNGTTSATYKSLPWGDGYVASILNSEADVDNFHFADMEQDSNDAGAPMSEHAQFRNYSFYQGRWLSPDPYDGSYDIPNPQSLNRYAYVLNNPLSFFDPAGLQDGDPSHPNCDDDDTVCVNGGGGFYGGGDGGDGGASGHGGSGSGSAPNNDCTDNAVNQVGGNLQQNIQVSKVLNAMFWTAAPVGAVNALAIYFGLVHTGGPWDFKNSSGPGTHDQRVAAGNVNYGATCFIGDEACQYAAGLYGKLSGNPGTAATHFDIPSDNQQIQQGQAIKKKGC, encoded by the coding sequence ATGATTCGCAAGGCCTTGCTTCTGCTCGTGGTTGTTTTCAGCCTGATCCCTGCCTGGTCGCAAGTGACGACTGGCCTCTATCCCTACGGCTCGTTCGATAATCTCGGGTTCGACTCCATCGACCGGGGCAGCTTAAATGTGCACTTCTTAATTCCCATCGTGAATAAATCCGGCCGTGGCGTGCCCTTTTATTACAACCTCTCTCATGAGGGTCTTGTTTGGACGCCAACGGTCGTCAACGATGTGAGCACTTGGTCGCCTGCTCAGTCGTTCGGGTGGCAGGCTGATACAGACGCGGCGGTTGGATATATAAGTTACTCTTACTTATCGGGTGCTATTGGCGATACGTGTACGTTTTTCACTTATTCAAACGTGGTTTATCACGATCCGTTTGGCGCTAATCATGCATTTTCGGGTGCTATTCGGTCGGAAACCTGCCCCAGCGGAATAACGACTTCTGGAAACATCGGGGGAGCCATCGATGGGTCCGGCTATCGGCTCGCCAAGAATGCAAGTGGCTTGAGTATCCCCCAAGGACCTGTTCTCGATAGGAAGGGAAATACATTTGCAGTGCCGGTAGCGCCCTCAGGTCCCGCTTCAGTGAGCGATACGAACGGCAACCAAGTGACGGCCAGCAAGAGCGGTGCTTTCACTGATACCACCGGAGCACAAGTTCTTACTATTACCGGTAGCGGTACTGCCTCTTCCCCGAAGGTGTTCTCGTATCCTACCTATGGTACGAATCCAAACGGCACTAGCCCGCCTTCAGCAAGCGCGACCATCTATTACAAGACATATCAAGTGCAGACGGCATTTGGATGCAGTGGTCCGGGAGAGTACAACCTGTCAGCAGACCTTGTTGACCACATCACCCTTGGGGACGCCAGCACTTACAAGTTCACCTATGAACCGACGCCGGGCCATAGCGCGAACGTCACCGGACGCTTGGCATCGATTACCCTGCCGGCGGGTGGGATTATCTCCTACGCCTATACGGGCGCTAATAACGGAATTAACTGCGCGGACGGCACGCCGACCGGTATTACCCGCACCACTAGTGACGGAAGTCGCGTCTACGTACGTAGCCTGATAACCAGCAACACCAGCCGAACCGATATCACCGACGGCTACGGGAATCATTCTGCCTTTAACTTCGTGACCTCTGGGTCGCCGACCTCCTTCTATGAGACCCATCAGACAGTCTATGACGGCGCAATCAACGGTTTACCACGAGAAGAGCTCTTGAACTGCTACAACGGTGCTGCAACGCAACAATGCGCCACGGCCGCTCTGACCCTGCCAATTACGAAAATTGACACCTATGAGAACTTGGATGGGATCCAGCACGGCTGGACTTCTACTTACAACCAGTTTGGCCTTCAGACGGAACTCGACAGCTATGATTTCGGCGGAGCCAGTCGGGGAGCGCTGTTGCGGAAGGAGGTGTGGACTTATCCCGCGTCTGGCATTGCGAGTCTGTTAGCGTCGGATACCGTCACCGATGGAAGCGGAAACCAACTCAGTCGGACCTCCTACCTGTACGATGAGACGACGGGAACAGGACATGCTGCTCTATCGCAAACTTCGGGACTTCCCCAACGTGGAGGCCTGATCGGTGCTCAGCGAGGAAATGTCACTACGATCACTCAATCGAACAGCTCGACGCCGCTAACCACTGAGCTGTCCTATGAGGACACCGGGAACCCTTTGAGTGTGACTACGCAGAACGGAACATCGACCTTCAGCTACGATCCCCCCACACATGGCTTCTTGAATAGGGTCACCCCGCCAACCCCGACGAGCGGGGTGTCTCTTTATACTGGCTCAAGTTACGACGCAGCCACTGGAGTTCTGTTAACGACCACCGATCTTAGCTCACAGGTGACAACCTATAAGACATACGATGCGTTGCTGCGGCCGCTGGAGATCGACAATCCCGGCGACGGGGCAACGTATAACTTTTACTCGCCGGGCCACAGCAGCGTGTCAAAGACGCTGAGCGCCACGGAAACGGCTGAAACCGTGATCTTCTACGACGGCTATGGGCGTCCAAACCGGCGAGCCATTATGAATGGCCAGAGCGCTAATCCCTGGTATCTCCAGGATACTTGCTATGACGCAAATGGGAACGTAGGCTCCGTGTCCTACCCATATCAGGGCTCCGAATTCCAGGCTCCGCCCAAGTGCGGCGGGGGTGGGGCGGACGATGTCTATGCGTACGACTCACTAGGAAGAGTCACGCAGATTACCCACTGGGATAGTAACGACCTTATTCGGTACACTTATGCCGGACGAGCCACTCTGGCGACCGATGAAAATGGTGTCAGCCGCATCACCCAGGTCGATGGATTGGGCCGGGTCACGTCGGCCTGCGAGGTCTCCTCTTCCACACTAGAGGGGGTTGCTCCGGTTGCCTGCGGCCAGGATATCCCCGCCACGGGCTTTCTGACCTCCTACTCCTACCCCACGGCTAGCGGGGGCAATCAAGTGACAATGGTCGCCCAAGGCTCGCAGACCCGCACATTCATTACCGATTCCCTGGGTCGCCCTGTGTCGGTCACCGAGCCGGAGCGAGGCGCGACAAATTATCAGTATGCCTACAACGCTACGGGACTCAAGGTAACCCGAACTCGACCAGAAGCGAACCAAACCAACCCGGCCATCCTCACAACGACGACGACCCAGTATGATGCACTTGGACGGGTGGTTTCTGTTGGGTACGTGGACAACGGTGTTCCATCCGCATCTACATCAAACAAGAGTTTCGTTTACGACACGATTTGCTGCACGACGAACAATCTGCAGTACGTTAGGGGCCGGCTGGCCGTCATGGGAGCCTTTGTCGGAACGGCAACTACGAATCATCCTGCCGCTTCAGAGTTCAGCTATAACGTGAGGGGCCAGATAGTGAATATGTGGAACTGTGCTCCGTCGACGTGTGGCACGGCGAAGCAGGAGTCGCGTCCGCTGGGCTTTACCTACGATTGGGCGGGTAACCTGACCTCCGAAGGAGACGCTGTCAGTGGACAAGTCGCCTACACTCGCTCCCCGGCCGGCGAGGTGACCTCGATCAACAACAACAGCTATAACCTGACCGGTGGAACCGGCGGATCGACACCCATCGCCTCAAACATCATCAATGGACCAAACGGCCCGGTCAGCTACACTTTAGGTAACGGCCTTAATCTCTACAAAGGCTACGACTTCATGGGGCGGCCAGACGGGCAGTGGCTGTGCAGAGGAGGCCCGGCGGCCGCATACTGTGCCAGCGGGGGGACACAAGCCTTCGGTCAGGGCGAGACCATCAAGGGCTCGCAGGTCTCCTACGTGGGCGATACCGTTCTGGGTCTCTCTACCAATTACTCCTATGACGAGTTCAACCGGCTCAGCGCCCGTACCGTGACGAATGGAGTCGCCAATCAGAACTACACCTACAGCTATGACCGGTATGGCAACCGATGGTCGCAAAACGGCGCACCTTCCTTCAGCGCCTCCTTCGACGCGACGAGTAACAAAATCAATAGCGGCGGCTATACTTACGACGCGGCCGGTAACATGACCAGAGACGGGTATCATAGCTACACTTACGACGCGGAGGGCAACATCGTGAGCGTCGATGGCGGCTCAACCGCGTCCTACACCTACGACGCACTGAACCGAAGGGTGAGCGTGGCTACTCCCGCTGGAACCAGTGAATATTCTTACGACTATGCGGGAAGGCGCATCTCCACCTGGAATGCAGCCACGAACAATGGTACCGATGGCCGCATGTATTGGGATGGGCAACAGATCGCCTTTCGTTCCTCTGACAACGCTACCTACTTCGAGAACCAGGATTATATCGGCACCGAGCGCATCCGGACTGACCATAACGGCACGACGTCTGCAACCTACAAGTCTCTGCCCTGGGGTGATGGCTACGTGGCCAGTATCCTCAATAGCGAGGCCGATGTAGACAACTTTCACTTCGCTGACATGGAGCAGGACAGCAACGACGCCGGCGCACCTATGTCCGAACACGCTCAGTTCCGCAACTATTCCTTCTACCAGGGACGTTGGCTCTCGCCTGACCCTTACGACGGGTCGTACGATATCCCCAATCCGCAGAGCCTTAACCGATATGCCTATGTGCTGAATAATCCGCTGAGCTTCTTCGATCCAGCCGGCCTGCAAGACGGCGATCCAAGTCACCCGAACTGTGATGATGATGACACGGTTTGCGTTAATGGGGGTGGTGGCTTCTATGGCGGTGGCGATGGCGGAGATGGTGGAGCTAGTGGCCACGGCGGCTCCGGAAGCGGTTCAGCCCCAAATAACGACTGCACAGATAACGCAGTTAACCAAGTTGGTGGAAATCTGCAGCAAAATATACAGGTTTCAAAAGTGCTTAATGCCATGTTCTGGACTGCTGCCCCAGTGGGAGCAGTGAATGCATTGGCAATATATTTTGGTTTAGTGCACACCGGCGGACCATGGGACTTCAAGAATTCTTCTGGCCCTGGAACGCACGACCAACGCGTCGCCGCTGGGAACGTGAACTACGGTGCAACATGCTTTATTGGTGACGAAGCATGTCAATATGCCGCTGGTCTATACGGCAAACTCAGCGGCAACCCAGGAACGGCAGCTACACACTTTGATATTCCATCGGACAATCAACAGATTCAACAAGGGCAAGCTATCAAAAAGAAAGGCTGCTGA
- a CDS encoding XRE family transcriptional regulator: protein MKEGTGTHSPKELELQIKMAIWKGLDSYIQQQNLKGFELAKLLQTSPASISHLLAGRLTQLSISALINFAAHVGLLIEVSVSAPSFHRPASNSKPSAESNIQEE from the coding sequence ATGAAAGAAGGTACTGGTACACACTCTCCAAAGGAATTAGAGCTGCAGATAAAAATGGCAATCTGGAAGGGCTTAGATTCCTACATTCAGCAGCAGAACCTTAAAGGATTCGAACTAGCGAAACTGCTCCAGACTTCTCCAGCTTCAATAAGCCATTTACTCGCTGGTAGACTGACACAGCTCAGTATTTCCGCATTGATTAATTTTGCAGCGCACGTTGGACTGCTCATAGAGGTTAGCGTTTCGGCTCCGTCATTTCATCGGCCTGCTTCCAATTCCAAGCCCTCGGCCGAATCAAATATTCAGGAAGAATAG
- a CDS encoding AI-2E family transporter, with translation MLGKLWDPATARILCTIVLCAAMLALLYGARDTLTLFLFAILFAYFIEPLVGRLELRLQGRIKAIVVVYLSLIAILTCLGFAIGPRILEEGRSLAISLPSLFDRISSGQLVTQVSGKHGWSQDHQAQIQRFFLAHRSEILGYAGAVGAKLAEPVKHLWWLILIPILSLFFLKDGKMFAREIVDLGSDAGDRSTLRGIIGDVNVMLGSYIRAQLILASLTVVSYTVFLSFMRVPYAFILGPMAGICEFIPVVGPAVAAVTICAIAVLTSYPHLIWLIIFLGIWRVVQDYVNGPKIMGESLEISPVVQIFGVLAGGEIAGVVGALISVPVLATLRILWRRMSRGVRRTDAPLVPQPPINGRAVHVVSNVKSFSNEENE, from the coding sequence ATGCTCGGTAAGCTTTGGGATCCAGCGACAGCCCGAATTCTTTGTACAATTGTCCTTTGCGCGGCTATGCTCGCCTTACTATACGGTGCCCGCGACACTCTTACCTTGTTCCTCTTTGCAATTCTGTTTGCCTACTTTATAGAGCCGCTTGTGGGACGCCTAGAACTGCGGCTTCAAGGTCGGATTAAGGCAATTGTCGTAGTGTACCTTTCGTTGATTGCCATCTTGACTTGTCTAGGGTTTGCCATCGGGCCACGAATCCTGGAGGAAGGAAGATCCCTTGCGATCAGCCTGCCCTCACTGTTCGATCGAATCAGCTCGGGTCAATTAGTGACGCAGGTAAGCGGAAAGCACGGCTGGAGCCAAGATCACCAGGCTCAGATTCAAAGGTTCTTCCTAGCGCATCGTTCCGAAATATTGGGATACGCAGGTGCTGTAGGAGCAAAGCTCGCCGAGCCGGTAAAGCATCTGTGGTGGCTCATCCTCATTCCGATCCTCAGTCTCTTCTTTCTGAAAGATGGAAAGATGTTTGCCAGAGAGATCGTCGATTTAGGAAGTGATGCAGGAGACCGCAGTACGCTTCGCGGGATAATAGGCGACGTAAACGTCATGCTTGGCAGTTATATTCGTGCGCAGTTGATCCTCGCCTCACTTACTGTGGTCTCCTACACGGTATTCTTGAGCTTCATGAGGGTGCCGTATGCCTTCATACTCGGACCCATGGCGGGGATCTGCGAATTTATCCCAGTTGTAGGGCCGGCTGTGGCTGCCGTCACCATCTGTGCCATTGCCGTTCTCACCAGCTATCCCCATCTAATCTGGCTGATTATTTTTTTGGGAATTTGGCGAGTGGTCCAGGATTACGTAAACGGGCCGAAGATTATGGGCGAATCGCTCGAAATATCACCGGTCGTTCAGATATTTGGAGTGCTCGCTGGCGGGGAAATCGCAGGAGTCGTTGGAGCGTTGATCTCCGTTCCGGTTCTCGCCACTCTGCGGATCCTGTGGCGAAGAATGAGTCGTGGTGTAAGACGCACGGACGCACCTCTGGTCCCCCAGCCTCCAATAAACGGTCGAGCTGTCCATGTCGTTTCAAATGTGAAGAGCTTCAGTAACGAGGAGAACGAATGA
- a CDS encoding DUF6640 family protein, whose translation MAIAKWIVAFVAVYGFGGVFADFVVPATARMHMKNPHWPPHAKFHNGQTMLMGVFAGTLSLCCVFAVRPLTLPWFFAGTAAASLYWVGLAFAQVFPGTAWHDPEFDAEVSHPVGLDPQQLLGYILCLLLIVALGLALWLR comes from the coding sequence ATGGCTATCGCGAAATGGATTGTGGCATTTGTAGCTGTTTACGGTTTTGGTGGAGTGTTTGCTGATTTCGTGGTTCCTGCCACTGCACGCATGCACATGAAGAATCCACACTGGCCGCCTCACGCCAAGTTCCATAACGGCCAGACAATGCTGATGGGTGTCTTTGCTGGCACCCTGTCGCTCTGCTGTGTCTTCGCAGTACGTCCCCTTACCTTGCCTTGGTTTTTCGCCGGAACAGCAGCCGCATCGCTCTATTGGGTGGGATTGGCTTTTGCTCAAGTTTTCCCGGGGACAGCATGGCACGACCCCGAATTCGACGCGGAGGTCTCCCACCCGGTGGGACTCGACCCGCAGCAACTGCTCGGCTACATCCTGTGCCTTCTCCTGATCGTTGCGTTGGGGTTGGCATTGTGGCTGCGATGA